One Arcobacter arenosus DNA window includes the following coding sequences:
- a CDS encoding thioredoxin family protein — MKYIFSFLFILFSVNSFANNILDIDNKIQEAKKQNKELMIFFHIPDCPYCEAMLNENFKNNTITTLIDKNFILVDIYTANKVDIVFKKFRGSPKEFAKHIKATAYPATLFMDENSNIIYSAIGYRNVQEYIHELKYIITKSYKQMPLDEFVVKMEIEDEL; from the coding sequence ATGAAATATATATTTAGTTTTTTATTTATACTTTTTTCAGTTAATAGTTTTGCAAATAATATTTTAGATATTGATAACAAAATACAAGAAGCAAAAAAACAAAACAAAGAACTTATGATATTTTTTCATATTCCCGATTGCCCTTATTGTGAAGCAATGCTAAATGAAAATTTCAAAAACAATACAATAACAACCTTAATTGATAAAAACTTTATCTTAGTTGATATTTATACCGCAAATAAAGTAGATATTGTTTTTAAAAAATTTAGAGGCTCACCAAAAGAGTTTGCAAAACATATAAAAGCAACTGCATACCCAGCTACACTTTTTATGGATGAAAATTCAAATATAATTTACAGTGCAATTGGATATAGAAATGTTCAAGAGTATATACATGAATTAAAATATATAATTACAAAAAGCTATAAACAAATGCCCCTTGATGAATTTGTTGTAAAAATGGAAATTGAAGATGAATTATAA
- a CDS encoding thiosulfate oxidation carrier protein SoxY, giving the protein MNRRNFLTFAGSLIALSVVPMNLRASDYRKLKPQVWEAHTIDDATKALYGVKDVIETDKIKIKVPKINSSGAAVPVKFETSLDAKTVALFQDANPESAVAVYETNKYDLQKYDVKIKMAESGTIMVLVEAKDGKIYMTKATTEVAAGGCEG; this is encoded by the coding sequence ATGAATAGAAGAAATTTTTTAACTTTTGCTGGAAGTTTAATCGCACTTTCTGTAGTTCCTATGAATCTTAGAGCAAGCGATTATAGAAAATTAAAACCACAAGTGTGGGAAGCTCATACAATTGATGATGCTACAAAAGCATTATATGGAGTAAAAGATGTAATTGAAACAGATAAGATTAAAATCAAAGTTCCTAAAATCAATTCAAGTGGGGCAGCAGTTCCTGTTAAATTTGAAACATCATTAGATGCAAAAACAGTTGCGTTATTTCAAGATGCAAACCCAGAAAGTGCAGTTGCAGTTTATGAAACAAACAAATATGATTTACAAAAATATGATGTAAAAATTAAAATGGCTGAAAGTGGTACAATCATGGTATTAGTCGAAGCAAAAGATGGGAAAATATACATGACCAAAGCTACAACAGAAGTTGCAGCTGGTGGATGTGAAGGGTAG
- a CDS encoding DUF493 domain-containing protein, which produces MIDLNKHKLELEYPCNWKYKIVIIESINVKYISKDIFGERDHKVKESNVSKKGKFKSYNIELIVHSDDDREEIHRLLGEHKDIKMVL; this is translated from the coding sequence TTGATTGATTTAAATAAACATAAATTAGAATTAGAATACCCATGTAATTGGAAATATAAAATTGTAATTATTGAAAGTATAAATGTAAAATATATTTCAAAAGATATTTTTGGAGAAAGAGACCATAAAGTAAAAGAATCTAATGTAAGCAAAAAAGGAAAATTCAAAAGTTATAACATAGAACTGATAGTTCATAGTGATGATGATAGAGAAGAAATACATAGATTATTAGGCGAACACAAAGATATAAAAATGGTATTATAA
- the moaC gene encoding cyclic pyranopterin monophosphate synthase MoaC, whose amino-acid sequence MELTHLDNNDRPKMVDVSSKSDTTRIAIASGKISMSQDAFDAIVQNNTKKGPVLQTAIIAAIMGTKKTSDLIPMCHPLLLSGINCDVEEIPSLPGFKLFVTAKLTGQTGVEMEALTGVSIGLLTIYDMVKAIDKSMVISEVQLEKKSGGKSGDFIRGE is encoded by the coding sequence TTGGAATTAACACATTTAGATAATAATGATAGACCAAAAATGGTTGACGTTTCTTCGAAATCAGATACAACTAGAATAGCTATTGCTTCTGGAAAAATAAGTATGAGTCAAGATGCATTTGATGCAATTGTTCAAAATAATACAAAAAAAGGTCCAGTTTTACAAACAGCTATTATTGCAGCAATAATGGGAACAAAAAAGACTAGTGATTTAATCCCTATGTGTCATCCACTTTTACTAAGTGGAATAAATTGTGATGTAGAAGAGATTCCATCTCTTCCTGGGTTTAAACTTTTTGTTACCGCAAAACTAACTGGACAAACTGGTGTTGAGATGGAAGCTTTAACTGGTGTTTCTATTGGACTTTTAACTATTTATGATATGGTTAAAGCAATTGATAAGTCAATGGTTATATCTGAAGTTCAATTAGAGAAAAAGTCAGGCGGAAAAAGTGGTGATTTTATAAGAGGTGAATAG
- a CDS encoding DUF302 domain-containing protein, producing the protein MNKRFLSILSFLAIFLFANLSQALASQDKLRDDIRIYSMKNSDGKITAKTIEKAFKDSGFEIIGNNNMNVAFEKRFGGGKDFKIYRLMFVHNKKYGAKLLKDFPEFGLLAPLSTSVYSKDGKTINISSLSLTGMSRISGVPKTNKDLIALHDQMTKALKKALPKGEFIKLSYKKIRPDGELVTRFAFNLKVEDGDDIQDAKDSYQETMEGEIESLGFIVAGFYPVIDDLSENDVDDYEFYDTYSICKLEVIYPVHKKHPEVGAFAPCTMYMYKKKDENFTRMGYPSVYNWIMSTNIYDDESLTPLIDAQDQLESAIDSTIE; encoded by the coding sequence ATGAATAAAAGATTTCTTTCAATACTTAGTTTTCTAGCAATCTTCTTATTTGCTAACTTATCACAAGCTCTAGCTTCTCAAGATAAGTTAAGAGATGATATTAGAATTTACAGTATGAAAAATAGTGATGGCAAAATTACAGCTAAAACTATTGAAAAAGCTTTCAAAGATTCTGGTTTTGAAATAATTGGAAATAACAATATGAATGTGGCTTTTGAAAAAAGATTTGGTGGGGGAAAAGACTTTAAAATCTATAGATTAATGTTTGTACATAATAAAAAATATGGTGCTAAACTTTTAAAAGATTTTCCTGAATTTGGTCTTTTAGCTCCATTAAGTACTTCTGTATATTCAAAAGATGGTAAAACTATTAATATTTCATCATTATCTTTAACTGGTATGTCAAGAATTTCAGGAGTTCCTAAAACAAACAAAGATTTAATTGCTTTACATGATCAAATGACAAAAGCATTAAAAAAGGCACTTCCAAAAGGTGAGTTTATAAAATTAAGTTATAAAAAAATTAGACCTGATGGTGAGTTAGTTACTAGATTTGCCTTTAATTTAAAAGTTGAAGATGGTGATGATATCCAAGATGCAAAAGATAGTTATCAAGAAACAATGGAAGGGGAAATAGAATCATTAGGATTTATTGTTGCAGGATTCTATCCTGTAATTGATGACTTATCAGAAAATGATGTAGATGATTATGAATTTTATGATACCTATTCTATTTGTAAATTAGAAGTTATATATCCAGTTCATAAAAAACATCCAGAAGTTGGGGCATTTGCTCCTTGTACTATGTATATGTACAAGAAAAAAGATGAAAATTTCACTAGAATGGGATATCCTTCAGTTTATAACTGGATTATGTCTACAAATATTTATGATGATGAATCATTAACTCCACTTATTGATGCTCAAGATCAACTAGAATCTGCGATAGATAGTACTATCGAATAA
- a CDS encoding thiosulfate oxidation carrier complex protein SoxZ, whose protein sequence is MARNKITAVKIKIKDGVATAKMAFSHPMMTYNQAKAKTGNADDANFITHITGKVGEETVLDISTSQFFSKNPIFKFQFKCDSFKVGRKLTGRELDNGVKRKETEYGDSLKIIAMDRKGETYEKEVELTAKKR, encoded by the coding sequence ATGGCAAGAAATAAAATAACAGCAGTAAAAATTAAAATCAAAGATGGTGTAGCAACTGCAAAAATGGCATTCTCTCATCCAATGATGACATATAACCAAGCAAAAGCTAAAACTGGAAATGCAGATGATGCAAACTTTATCACTCACATAACTGGAAAAGTTGGAGAAGAAACAGTTCTTGATATATCAACAAGTCAATTCTTCTCTAAAAATCCAATATTTAAATTCCAATTTAAATGTGATAGCTTCAAAGTTGGAAGAAAGTTAACAGGTAGAGAGTTAGACAATGGCGTTAAGAGAAAAGAGACTGAATATGGTGATTCTCTTAAGATTATTGCAATGGACAGAAAAGGGGAAACTTACGAAAAAGAAGTTGAACTTACTGCAAAAAAAAGATAA
- the rpsU gene encoding 30S ribosomal protein S21 has protein sequence MPGIKVKENESFDEAYRRFKKQCDRNLIVTETRARRFFEPMTEIRKKQKISARKKMLKRLYMLRRYESRL, from the coding sequence ATGCCAGGCATTAAAGTAAAAGAAAACGAATCTTTTGACGAAGCTTACAGAAGGTTTAAGAAGCAATGTGATAGAAATCTTATTGTTACTGAAACTAGAGCTAGAAGATTTTTTGAGCCAATGACTGAAATCAGAAAAAAACAAAAAATTTCTGCTAGAAAGAAAATGCTTAAAAGATTATACATGCTTAGAAGATACGAATCAAGATTATAA
- a CDS encoding M15 family metallopeptidase codes for MHRRDFFKAAALLYASKQNLFADETNVISDFFSKLFFNDEKKYVVLDKETLQKKEIILKQEQIKKSAEAIIEEESNIADNLQSEKTQLKSNNLIKKDIYIEDKYKNDFISVRKKLAAIQSYVGYGNFNITSFDYSLKIAKNVSSIGQFTKSELEFLESIFYYDPKMHGFYGERISKNITDKIDIKEVVKIPYTGHYLFRGHSEETYYKMVEDIGESMVLTSGIRSIVKQTKLFLDKLDSENGNFTVAAKSLAPPAYTYHTIGDFDVGKKGFGHANFTSRFALTQEFLAMRKLKYIDMRYTINNKDGVRYEPWHVKVI; via the coding sequence ATGCATAGAAGAGATTTTTTTAAAGCAGCAGCATTATTATATGCATCAAAGCAAAACCTTTTTGCAGATGAAACTAATGTTATCAGTGATTTTTTTTCAAAACTATTTTTTAATGATGAAAAAAAATATGTTGTTTTAGATAAAGAGACTTTGCAGAAAAAAGAGATAATACTTAAACAAGAGCAGATTAAAAAGAGTGCTGAAGCTATTATTGAAGAAGAAAGTAATATTGCAGATAATCTTCAATCTGAAAAAACTCAATTAAAAAGTAATAATCTTATAAAAAAAGATATTTATATTGAAGATAAATATAAAAATGATTTTATTTCAGTAAGAAAAAAATTAGCAGCAATTCAATCTTATGTGGGTTATGGAAATTTCAATATAACTTCTTTTGATTATAGTTTAAAAATTGCAAAAAATGTTAGTAGTATTGGTCAATTTACAAAATCAGAATTAGAATTTTTAGAATCAATTTTTTATTATGACCCTAAAATGCATGGTTTTTATGGAGAAAGAATCTCAAAAAATATAACAGATAAAATTGATATAAAAGAAGTTGTAAAAATACCTTATACGGGCCATTACTTATTTAGAGGTCACTCAGAAGAGACTTATTATAAAATGGTTGAAGATATTGGTGAGTCTATGGTTTTAACTTCAGGTATTAGAAGTATTGTAAAACAAACAAAACTTTTTTTAGACAAATTAGATTCTGAAAATGGAAATTTTACTGTTGCTGCAAAATCTTTAGCTCCTCCTGCATATACCTATCATACAATTGGTGATTTTGATGTTGGGAAAAAAGGATTTGGTCATGCAAATTTTACATCAAGGTTTGCCTTAACCCAAGAGTTTTTAGCTATGCGAAAACTAAAATATATAGATATGAGATATACAATTAATAACAAAGATGGAGTAAGATATGAACCTTGGCATGTTAAGGTTATTTAA
- a CDS encoding M14 family metallopeptidase yields the protein MNLGMLRLFKLIITILFVQNLYANTTVMDFNFIKKGIQDDNTLLIVGGIQGDEPGAFMAASLISTHYKIKKGSVWVVPNLNFYSIIKRNRGPFGDMNRKFAELAEDDPDFNSIQRIKKYITAPEVKLVLNLHDGSGFYRKEYRNWSFSPDRWGQSSIIDQTNLDIEHYGNLEEISKQVCEHVNNNLLRQRDEYRVKNTHTRMGDKEMEKTLTYYAINNGKAAFGNEASKSLPLYERTYYHLHALEKYMEIMGIEFERKFDLNLVAIKDVIDNDIYISFYDDKIHLPLSEVRDVLKYFPVKKDGTLDFKPSNPLMTIVRNDNFFSIYYGNRLLANLKPDYFEMENLSENILMNIDGEEKAVKIGSIVDVDSDFEIKPIKDYRVNVIGFVKKGKKNEVGINIEKHKILKDYSIDKKGKLFRVEFYKKDKFAGMVLINFDKGKLKKIKNSIASNEDKESTFLSVL from the coding sequence ATGAACCTTGGCATGTTAAGGTTATTTAAATTAATTATTACAATTTTATTTGTACAAAACCTTTACGCAAATACCACTGTAATGGATTTTAATTTTATTAAAAAAGGTATTCAAGATGATAATACTTTATTAATTGTTGGTGGAATTCAAGGTGATGAACCGGGAGCTTTTATGGCAGCTTCATTGATTTCAACACACTATAAAATTAAAAAAGGTTCAGTTTGGGTTGTACCAAATTTAAATTTTTATTCAATTATAAAAAGAAATAGAGGCCCTTTTGGGGACATGAATAGAAAATTTGCTGAGTTAGCAGAAGATGATCCAGATTTTAATTCAATTCAGAGGATTAAAAAATATATAACGGCCCCTGAAGTAAAGTTAGTATTAAATTTACATGATGGTAGTGGTTTTTATAGAAAAGAGTATAGAAATTGGTCTTTTTCTCCTGATAGATGGGGGCAAAGTTCAATTATTGACCAAACTAATTTAGATATTGAACATTATGGAAATTTAGAAGAGATATCAAAACAAGTTTGTGAACATGTAAATAATAATTTATTAAGACAAAGGGATGAGTATAGAGTTAAAAACACTCATACAAGAATGGGTGATAAGGAGATGGAAAAAACATTAACTTATTATGCAATAAACAATGGAAAAGCAGCTTTTGGAAATGAAGCTAGTAAATCTTTACCTTTATATGAAAGAACATATTATCATCTTCATGCCTTAGAAAAATATATGGAAATTATGGGAATTGAATTTGAAAGAAAATTTGATTTAAATTTAGTTGCTATTAAAGATGTTATTGACAATGATATTTATATCTCATTTTATGATGATAAGATTCATTTGCCTTTATCAGAAGTTAGAGATGTATTAAAATATTTTCCAGTTAAAAAAGATGGAACTTTAGATTTTAAACCATCAAATCCTTTAATGACAATAGTACGAAATGATAATTTCTTTAGTATTTATTATGGAAATAGATTATTGGCAAATTTGAAACCAGATTATTTTGAGATGGAAAATCTAAGTGAAAATATTTTAATGAATATTGATGGTGAAGAAAAAGCGGTCAAAATTGGTTCAATTGTTGATGTTGATTCAGACTTTGAAATTAAACCAATTAAAGATTATAGAGTAAATGTCATTGGCTTTGTTAAAAAAGGCAAAAAAAATGAAGTTGGTATAAATATCGAAAAACATAAAATATTAAAAGACTATTCTATTGATAAAAAAGGTAAATTATTTAGGGTAGAATTTTACAAAAAAGATAAATTTGCAGGAATGGTTTTAATTAATTTTGATAAAGGAAAACTCAAAAAAATTAAAAACTCAATTGCTTCAAATGAGGATAAAGAATCTACTTTTTTATCGGTTTTATAA